One genomic segment of Catalinimonas alkaloidigena includes these proteins:
- a CDS encoding alpha/beta hydrolase family protein: MKTTTSYLILLLTIMALSDKLSAQSPDTGLLRQGNFFTEEEGAAALEKYAATYNDLASWEKRAGQIRQGIWEGLDLSPDFKRTPLKPIIHSKRTHDGYTVENVAFESMPGFFVTGNLYRPTQEHPSYPAILSTHGHFQEDEYTARTREDMQRRCASLARMGAIVFAYDMVGYGDADQNDHKHPQALALQSINSIRALDFLHTIPEVDKERIGVTGASGGGTQTFLLTALDDRVAVSVPVVMVSAHFFGGCVCESGLPIHQSHAHKTNNVEIAALAAPRPMLLISNGKDWTLNTPEVEYPYIRNVYELYGKAENVDYLHLPDEGHDYGISKREGAYRFLARHLGLSLEKITNDDGEIDERFVTVEPHQKLRVFDAEHPRPKYAVQGDQAVSQLVTFYKK, from the coding sequence ATGAAAACTACTACAAGCTACCTGATTTTACTATTAACTATCATGGCGCTTAGCGACAAGCTATCCGCTCAATCTCCTGACACTGGGCTGCTTCGTCAGGGCAATTTTTTTACTGAGGAAGAAGGCGCCGCCGCTTTAGAAAAATATGCTGCTACTTATAATGACTTAGCTTCATGGGAGAAGCGGGCGGGGCAAATACGACAAGGCATTTGGGAAGGACTAGATTTGTCACCGGATTTTAAAAGAACACCGCTAAAACCTATCATCCACAGCAAAAGAACGCATGATGGGTATACAGTAGAGAATGTAGCGTTTGAGAGCATGCCTGGTTTTTTTGTTACAGGAAACTTATATCGTCCTACTCAGGAACACCCTTCTTATCCTGCTATCCTTTCTACCCATGGTCATTTTCAGGAGGATGAGTATACAGCCAGAACCCGGGAGGATATGCAGAGACGTTGCGCCTCTCTGGCACGCATGGGAGCTATAGTATTTGCGTATGATATGGTGGGCTACGGAGATGCTGATCAGAATGATCATAAGCATCCCCAGGCGCTGGCTCTGCAATCTATCAACAGCATTCGGGCATTAGATTTTTTGCATACGATTCCGGAGGTGGACAAAGAGCGTATAGGTGTGACCGGAGCATCCGGCGGAGGTACACAAACTTTCCTGCTCACCGCTTTGGATGATAGAGTTGCTGTATCAGTTCCGGTAGTCATGGTTTCCGCACATTTTTTTGGAGGCTGCGTGTGTGAGAGCGGCTTGCCTATTCACCAAAGCCATGCGCATAAAACCAACAATGTGGAGATAGCTGCTTTGGCTGCTCCTCGTCCTATGCTGCTGATCTCGAATGGCAAAGACTGGACATTGAATACACCTGAAGTAGAATATCCTTATATCAGAAATGTGTATGAGCTTTATGGCAAGGCCGAAAATGTAGACTACCTCCATCTTCCTGACGAAGGGCATGACTATGGAATTAGTAAGAGGGAAGGAGCTTACCGGTTTCTCGCCAGGCATCTGGGGTTATCACTGGAGAAAATAACAAATGATGACGGAGAAATTGATGAGCGTTTTGTTACTGTAGAACCTCATCAGAAACTTCGGGTATTTGATGCAGAACATCCCAGACCTAAATATGCGGTGCAGGGTGATCAAGCAGTCAGTCAGTTGGTAACTTTTTATAAAAAATAA
- a CDS encoding ribulokinase — protein MHVIGVDYGTDSVRSLIVNTTTGEEVATDVFHYPRWAKSLYCDSNLNQFRQHPLDYIEGLETTIKNCLEKVSPAIRDSIKGIAVDTTGSSPCAVDKTGTPLAMLPGFEENPNAMFVLWKDHTAVNEAQEINTLAKKSKVDYTQYEGGIYSSEWFWAKMLHVHRVDESVRKAAYSWVEHCDWIPFLLTGGTQVHGMKRSRCAAGHKALWHESWNGLPPNDFFTQLDPLLGGMRDRLFEETYTSDQSAGNLSAEWAERLGLSKAVVVAVGAFDAHMGAVGGQIEAYYLSKVMGTSTCDILVAPREEVEGKLVQGICGQVNGSVIPGMEGLEAGQSAFGDVYAWFRKLLSWPLTHVIQQSQLLDEATKEKLITETLDKMIPALSEAAAQIKPAESGVIALDWLNGRRTPDANQRLKGAIFGLNLGSDAPKIFRALVEATCFGARKIVDRFRSEGIPVKGLIGLGGVAKKSPFIMQVMADVMNMPIKIAKSEQTCALGAAMFAATAAGAYQNVEGAIAGMGSGFDAEYHPDPEQSKIYEQLYAQYNEFGKIVEKISQA, from the coding sequence ATGCATGTAATAGGTGTAGACTACGGTACGGATAGTGTCCGTTCGCTCATCGTAAATACTACCACGGGAGAAGAAGTAGCAACCGATGTATTTCACTATCCACGCTGGGCAAAGAGCCTCTATTGTGACAGTAATCTCAATCAGTTTCGCCAACATCCCCTGGATTATATAGAAGGACTGGAAACTACCATAAAGAATTGTCTGGAAAAAGTATCTCCTGCTATTCGTGATTCTATCAAAGGAATAGCGGTGGATACGACGGGCTCCAGTCCCTGTGCGGTAGATAAGACGGGTACCCCTCTGGCCATGCTACCCGGATTTGAAGAGAATCCTAATGCTATGTTTGTCTTGTGGAAAGACCATACCGCTGTAAATGAAGCACAGGAAATCAATACATTGGCTAAGAAAAGCAAAGTAGATTATACGCAATATGAAGGAGGAATTTATTCTTCGGAATGGTTTTGGGCCAAAATGCTGCACGTACATCGGGTAGACGAAAGTGTACGTAAGGCCGCTTATTCCTGGGTGGAGCATTGCGACTGGATACCCTTTCTACTTACTGGTGGTACCCAGGTGCATGGAATGAAGCGTAGCCGTTGTGCGGCAGGTCATAAAGCCCTATGGCATGAGTCGTGGAATGGCTTACCTCCCAACGACTTCTTTACCCAACTGGACCCGCTGCTGGGTGGTATGCGGGATCGTCTCTTTGAAGAAACTTATACTTCTGATCAGTCAGCGGGGAATCTTTCAGCGGAGTGGGCGGAACGACTTGGGCTTTCTAAGGCGGTAGTAGTCGCTGTAGGAGCTTTTGATGCACATATGGGAGCCGTAGGCGGACAGATAGAAGCTTATTATTTAAGCAAAGTGATGGGAACTTCCACCTGCGATATTCTGGTAGCGCCACGAGAAGAAGTAGAAGGCAAACTGGTACAAGGCATCTGTGGGCAAGTGAATGGTTCAGTGATTCCAGGCATGGAAGGATTGGAGGCCGGACAGTCGGCTTTTGGTGATGTGTATGCCTGGTTCAGAAAACTGCTTTCCTGGCCGCTCACCCATGTGATTCAGCAGTCACAACTTTTAGATGAAGCCACCAAAGAAAAATTGATAACAGAAACTTTGGATAAAATGATTCCTGCCCTTTCTGAAGCAGCGGCGCAGATCAAACCTGCCGAATCGGGAGTGATCGCCCTGGACTGGCTCAATGGTCGTCGTACGCCCGATGCCAATCAAAGGCTAAAAGGAGCGATATTTGGTTTAAACCTGGGTAGTGATGCACCTAAGATTTTCCGTGCACTTGTAGAGGCTACCTGCTTCGGTGCCAGAAAAATTGTAGACCGTTTTCGCTCGGAAGGTATTCCTGTCAAAGGCCTGATTGGCTTAGGTGGCGTGGCAAAAAAGTCACCCTTCATCATGCAGGTGATGGCTGATGTGATGAATATGCCGATCAAGATTGCCAAGTCGGAACAGACCTGTGCTCTAGGAGCGGCCATGTTTGCGGCTACGGCAGCGGGAGCTTATCAGAATGTGGAGGGAGCTATCGCTGGTATGGGTTCTGGTTTTGATGCTGAATATCATCCAGACCCGGAGCAGAGCAAAATCTACGAACAGCTTTATGCACAGTATAATGAATTTGGAAAGATAGTAGAAAAAATTAGTCAGGCATGA
- a CDS encoding LacI family DNA-binding transcriptional regulator: protein MAKNSRATIHDIAKKLNITASTVSRALNNKPRISENTRKAVLKAAKQLNYQPNNIAAALRNGKSHLIGIMVPTADRSFFASVVRGIEEIANKVHYKVIISQSYDNYEKEVQTVDALISARVDGIIASIGKNTEDFSHFKRAQDRDIPLILFDRVTDELDVSQVMIDDYLGAYKTVEHLIEQGCTRIAHFTSPKKVSIYIERLRGYKAALQDYGLPYDKSLVVESNLQLEDGRSSMEQLLKLPALPDAVFSASDYGAMGAMQVLKERQIKIPQQIALAGFSNEPFTSFTSPPLTTVDQLSITMGNFTAELFFDQLRSEKKPVSQKTVLTPKLIIRGSSLRKEE, encoded by the coding sequence ATGGCAAAAAACTCCCGAGCAACCATACACGATATTGCCAAGAAGCTGAATATTACGGCTTCTACCGTATCTCGTGCCCTGAATAACAAACCAAGAATCAGCGAGAATACGCGTAAGGCAGTTCTTAAAGCTGCCAAGCAACTCAATTATCAGCCTAATAACATTGCGGCCGCTCTCCGCAATGGGAAAAGTCACCTCATTGGTATTATGGTACCCACTGCCGACCGAAGCTTTTTTGCCTCTGTTGTCCGGGGTATTGAAGAAATTGCCAACAAGGTTCATTATAAGGTAATTATCTCCCAGTCGTACGACAATTACGAAAAAGAGGTTCAGACCGTAGATGCCCTGATCAGTGCAAGAGTAGATGGTATCATTGCCTCAATCGGAAAAAACACAGAAGACTTTAGCCATTTTAAAAGAGCACAGGACAGAGATATCCCCCTCATCCTTTTTGACAGGGTGACTGATGAACTGGATGTGAGCCAGGTTATGATAGACGATTACCTGGGAGCTTATAAGACTGTGGAACACTTGATTGAACAAGGCTGTACACGCATTGCCCATTTTACCAGCCCCAAAAAAGTAAGTATATACATTGAACGGTTAAGAGGGTACAAAGCAGCATTGCAAGATTATGGACTCCCCTATGATAAATCTTTGGTGGTAGAAAGCAACCTTCAGTTGGAGGATGGGAGAAGTAGTATGGAACAACTTTTGAAATTACCCGCCCTTCCTGATGCAGTCTTCTCTGCCAGCGATTATGGGGCTATGGGTGCTATGCAGGTTTTAAAAGAAAGGCAGATCAAGATTCCTCAGCAGATAGCTTTGGCGGGATTTAGTAATGAGCCTTTTACCTCCTTTACTTCTCCTCCCCTTACTACAGTAGATCAGTTGAGTATCACGATGGGCAATTTTACCGCTGAACTTTTCTTTGATCAGCTTAGGTCAGAAAAAAAGCCTGTAAGCCAAAAAACTGTGCTTACGCCTAAGCTCATCATCAGAGGTTCTTCCCTCAGAAAAGAGGAATAG
- a CDS encoding glycoside hydrolase family 28 protein — protein sequence MKLNTAQSLNLSFVALLIIISCCSVPKQDEQEKSEVSNRDAWKSMNAILAEIKPPAFPDRDFLITDYGAVGNGSQDNTQAFQEAIAACNQQGGGRVVVPQGNFFTGPIHLKSNVNLHLKEGAKISFSTNPDDYLPLVYTRWEGVELMNYSPLIYAFAQTNIAITGQGILDGQANETNWWPWKGRKEYGWQEGMPQQEEDANRPALFAMAEEGVPVSERKFGAGHYLRPQFVQPYRCENVLIEGVTFVNSPMWILNPVLCNNVIIQGVTVDSQGPNSDGCDPESCKNVLIRDCFFNTGDDCIAIKSGRNADGRRINVPSENIIIQNCSMANGHGGVVIGSEISGGAKNIFAENCSMNSPLLDRALRIKTSSMRGGVVEDIYMRNIKVGQVAEQVIRINMFYEDSGSFIPTVRNIEVENMTVEHGGEVGILLEGYEQSPVENIRLFNVSINDVKIPYEFSNVKNVVFQDVTINNQSITHQEQKISGSKAF from the coding sequence ATGAAACTTAATACTGCTCAATCACTTAACCTTTCTTTTGTTGCTCTGCTGATTATTATTAGTTGTTGCAGTGTGCCTAAGCAAGATGAACAAGAAAAATCTGAGGTCAGTAATAGAGATGCTTGGAAAAGTATGAATGCGATTTTGGCGGAAATCAAACCTCCTGCTTTTCCTGATCGCGATTTTCTTATTACAGATTATGGAGCAGTGGGAAATGGTTCTCAGGATAACACCCAGGCGTTTCAGGAAGCCATAGCAGCCTGCAATCAGCAAGGGGGAGGAAGAGTAGTAGTACCTCAGGGTAATTTTTTTACCGGACCTATTCACCTGAAAAGTAATGTGAATTTACATTTGAAAGAGGGGGCGAAAATTTCTTTTTCAACCAATCCGGACGATTATCTTCCTTTGGTATACACCCGCTGGGAAGGAGTAGAACTGATGAATTACTCTCCACTGATCTATGCTTTTGCGCAAACAAATATTGCTATTACAGGCCAGGGCATATTGGACGGACAAGCTAATGAAACCAATTGGTGGCCCTGGAAAGGCCGCAAAGAATATGGTTGGCAGGAAGGTATGCCGCAGCAGGAAGAAGATGCCAATCGCCCGGCTTTATTTGCTATGGCGGAAGAAGGGGTGCCAGTGAGTGAGCGAAAATTTGGAGCGGGACATTATCTGCGGCCCCAGTTTGTGCAGCCATACCGTTGTGAAAATGTATTGATTGAAGGCGTGACCTTTGTCAACTCCCCCATGTGGATACTCAATCCCGTGCTATGTAACAATGTCATCATTCAGGGGGTAACGGTGGATAGTCAGGGTCCGAACTCTGATGGCTGCGATCCCGAATCTTGTAAAAATGTGCTGATCAGAGACTGTTTCTTCAATACCGGAGATGACTGTATCGCCATCAAATCTGGTAGAAACGCTGATGGGCGAAGGATTAATGTGCCCAGTGAGAATATCATCATTCAAAACTGCTCTATGGCCAATGGGCATGGTGGCGTGGTAATTGGCAGTGAGATATCAGGAGGGGCCAAAAATATCTTTGCTGAAAACTGCAGCATGAACAGTCCCTTACTGGATAGAGCTTTAAGAATTAAGACCAGTTCCATGCGCGGTGGTGTGGTAGAAGATATATACATGAGAAATATAAAAGTTGGACAGGTGGCAGAGCAGGTGATTCGTATTAATATGTTTTATGAAGACTCAGGCTCATTCATCCCCACTGTCAGAAATATTGAAGTAGAAAACATGACTGTGGAGCATGGGGGTGAAGTAGGAATATTGCTGGAAGGTTACGAACAATCTCCGGTAGAAAACATCCGCTTATTTAATGTAAGCATCAATGATGTGAAAATTCCTTATGAGTTTTCTAATGTAAAGAATGTAGTGTTTCAAGATGTGACCATCAACAACCAAAGTATTACGCATCAGGAGCAAAAAATATCAGGGTCTAAAGCTTTTTAG
- a CDS encoding hybrid sensor histidine kinase/response regulator produces MKFSICLLFSLLQLPLLLSAQYKSIKFEEVRANQGISSNVICILQDSRGFMWFGTRDGLSKYDGYNLTNYKHDYKDAGSISHSTVMDLIEDEQGNLWVATWDGGLNKHDRYKDRFESYQANEEDPEALASNMINSILIDSQGNFWVCTKGGGLNLFDRESGSFTHYRHQSENISSISSDMVTEVYEDSEQNLWVGTYDGGLNLFNRKAQTFTRFQYDKRDPQSLSHNYISEIYEDSQNRLWVCTRGGGLNLLDRKTQKFRHFRHSPYDQTSIASDVILSIEEDDQGVLWIGTENGGISILENGTEIFQNYKEDGGDDTSLGNNTIYDIYKDNKDNIWVGTFSSGLHMVNIDYKQFAHYKHNSSPYSLSNNNVLCIYEDSSNDLWVGTDGGGLNLFDREEGRFYHYKHELGNKNSIAGNHVLRVTEDSEGNLWIGTWGDGLTIYNKERNTYRHFNHDPDNPQSINSDNIWNIYEDSQKNIWLATYHSGLDLYDRRKDAFVHFTSKPEDKSSIGHNTVNNIFEDSHGRLWVGTKGGGLNLMDRKTNTFTRFVHHKNKNSISNNFTSCIFEDKRGDLWIGTEEGLNRLNNETNKFTNYFQVDGLPNDFIFGILEDDHGNLWISTKKGLSKYDPLNDNFENYGVADGLQAEEYREAYCKSRSGKMYFGGINGLNEFHPDSIKEKEFTPPLVITKFEIFNSVVPIGQDDEAILKKHISETEALTLSHEHSVFSFEFASLNYTLPDKKQYAYQLEGFDKSWNYVGTQHMATYTNLDPGTYTFRVKGLDNQGSWSKNTASLKLTITPPYWQTWWFRLGAVLFILGGFVLSFHVRVRVIHNQKEALERQVKERTEQLESLTEEERIARLEAEKARVEAEKANRAKSVFLATMSHEIRTPMNGVMGMTALLEETALSHEQQEYTATIRSSSENLLGVINDILDFSKIESGKMELEARDFHLRSCVEGVLDLFATKVNKNEMNLVLQVENAIPTQVRGDALRLRQILMNLVGNAVKFTDKGEVFVLVRLLNQKEKALELEFEVRDSGIGIPKEKIERLFKSFSQVDSSTTRKYGGSGLGLAICKKLIEMMGGQIQVQSEEGVGSTFTFNICLQSSLQNQPDTFCELSSMQGKRVLIADENASLREVLRKQLSDWKLIPVAVESVEQALKTLSEADAFDLLMIDTQMAEIHRDELIVQLNDTYNLPVIFMNVAGMNHQWSIEGCATSMISKPIRQQLLYEHLRKIFEPDQTQIKHKPDPKKLSDRLAQEYPLNILVAEDNLVNQKLAIRILEKLGYHPDLAKNGKEAVAAAQNKHYDIILMDVEMPELDGMEATRQIRETSSHQPVIIALTANAMQGDKESCLNAQMDDYLHKPFKLTQLSDTLKHWAVERRIRKEFACKRLDLKADSVFIFYKKLPTD; encoded by the coding sequence ATGAAATTTTCAATATGTCTGCTGTTTTCTCTTCTTCAACTTCCCCTACTTTTATCTGCTCAATATAAGAGTATAAAATTTGAGGAGGTTCGGGCTAATCAGGGGATATCAAGCAATGTTATTTGTATTCTACAGGATAGCCGGGGCTTTATGTGGTTCGGAACACGTGATGGGTTAAGCAAGTACGATGGGTATAACTTGACAAACTACAAGCACGATTATAAAGATGCCGGAAGCATTAGCCATAGTACAGTGATGGATCTTATAGAAGATGAGCAGGGTAATCTGTGGGTAGCTACATGGGATGGCGGTTTGAATAAGCATGATCGATATAAAGATCGCTTTGAGAGTTATCAAGCTAATGAAGAAGATCCTGAAGCCCTCGCTTCAAACATGATCAACAGTATTCTTATCGATAGCCAGGGAAATTTTTGGGTATGCACCAAAGGAGGAGGACTCAACTTATTTGACCGGGAAAGTGGCAGTTTTACTCACTACAGACATCAATCTGAGAATATCAGCAGCATAAGCAGTGATATGGTGACTGAGGTATACGAAGATAGTGAGCAAAACTTATGGGTAGGAACATACGACGGGGGACTAAACCTTTTCAACCGAAAAGCTCAGACATTCACCAGGTTTCAATACGACAAAAGGGATCCACAGTCTCTAAGTCACAATTACATTTCAGAGATATATGAAGACAGCCAAAACCGTTTATGGGTGTGTACCCGAGGTGGAGGACTTAACCTTCTAGACAGAAAAACACAGAAATTCAGACATTTCAGACACTCTCCTTACGACCAGACCAGCATAGCCAGCGATGTAATTCTGTCCATAGAGGAAGACGATCAGGGAGTACTATGGATAGGTACTGAAAACGGTGGAATAAGCATTCTTGAAAACGGAACTGAAATTTTCCAAAACTATAAAGAAGATGGAGGAGATGATACCAGCTTAGGAAACAATACTATTTATGACATCTACAAAGACAATAAAGACAATATTTGGGTAGGCACTTTCAGTAGTGGCCTCCATATGGTAAATATTGATTACAAGCAGTTTGCCCATTATAAGCACAACTCTTCCCCTTACAGCCTGAGTAACAATAATGTACTGTGTATTTATGAAGACTCAAGTAATGATCTGTGGGTAGGAACGGATGGAGGAGGGCTCAACCTGTTTGATAGAGAAGAAGGCCGTTTCTACCACTATAAGCATGAGTTAGGAAACAAAAATAGTATTGCAGGAAATCATGTGTTGAGAGTGACTGAAGATAGTGAAGGTAACTTATGGATAGGTACCTGGGGAGACGGATTAACAATCTACAATAAAGAAAGAAACACTTACCGGCATTTTAATCATGATCCGGACAATCCGCAAAGTATCAACAGTGATAACATCTGGAATATATATGAAGACTCTCAAAAAAATATCTGGTTGGCAACTTATCATAGTGGCCTGGATTTGTATGATCGGCGAAAAGACGCTTTCGTTCATTTTACTTCCAAGCCGGAAGATAAATCAAGTATAGGCCACAATACAGTAAATAATATTTTTGAGGATAGCCACGGTCGTTTATGGGTAGGAACTAAAGGAGGAGGGCTCAACCTGATGGACAGAAAGACGAATACCTTTACACGTTTTGTGCACCATAAGAATAAAAATAGTATCAGTAACAACTTCACCAGTTGTATTTTTGAAGATAAGCGAGGTGATCTGTGGATAGGTACAGAAGAAGGCTTGAATCGTTTGAATAATGAAACGAATAAGTTTACTAACTACTTCCAGGTAGATGGCCTTCCCAATGATTTTATTTTTGGTATTTTGGAAGATGATCATGGCAACTTATGGATAAGTACTAAAAAGGGGTTATCTAAATATGATCCTCTGAACGATAATTTTGAGAACTATGGAGTGGCAGATGGCCTTCAGGCAGAAGAATACCGTGAGGCATACTGTAAAAGCCGTTCCGGAAAAATGTATTTTGGTGGCATCAATGGCTTAAATGAGTTTCATCCTGATAGCATCAAAGAAAAAGAGTTCACCCCTCCTCTGGTCATTACCAAGTTTGAAATATTCAATAGCGTTGTCCCTATTGGACAAGACGATGAAGCAATATTGAAAAAACATATCTCTGAAACTGAGGCCCTAACGCTTTCACATGAGCATTCGGTGTTTTCTTTTGAATTTGCATCTCTCAACTATACACTTCCCGACAAAAAGCAGTATGCCTACCAGCTGGAAGGCTTTGACAAAAGCTGGAATTATGTAGGCACTCAACATATGGCTACCTATACTAACCTGGACCCTGGCACATATACTTTTAGGGTTAAAGGTCTTGATAATCAGGGTAGTTGGTCAAAGAATACTGCTTCATTGAAGCTAACAATTACTCCTCCCTACTGGCAAACCTGGTGGTTCAGGCTGGGGGCGGTCCTATTCATTCTGGGTGGTTTTGTGCTTTCCTTTCATGTGCGGGTAAGGGTAATTCACAATCAAAAGGAGGCCCTTGAACGGCAGGTAAAAGAAAGAACGGAGCAGTTGGAAAGCCTGACTGAAGAGGAACGAATTGCTCGCCTGGAAGCAGAAAAGGCAAGAGTAGAAGCTGAGAAAGCAAATCGTGCTAAAAGCGTGTTTCTGGCTACTATGAGTCATGAAATTCGTACTCCTATGAATGGCGTAATGGGGATGACCGCCCTACTGGAAGAAACAGCACTTAGTCATGAACAGCAGGAATATACAGCAACAATCCGCAGTAGTAGTGAGAATCTGTTGGGAGTAATCAATGATATTCTTGACTTCTCCAAAATAGAGTCGGGAAAGATGGAGCTCGAGGCCAGGGATTTTCACCTGAGAAGCTGTGTAGAAGGAGTATTGGATTTATTTGCTACCAAGGTCAATAAAAACGAAATGAACTTAGTGTTGCAAGTGGAGAATGCTATTCCGACTCAAGTCAGAGGAGATGCACTACGTTTACGTCAGATACTGATGAATCTGGTGGGTAATGCAGTCAAGTTTACAGATAAAGGAGAAGTATTTGTTTTGGTACGCCTGCTAAATCAAAAAGAAAAAGCCCTGGAACTGGAATTTGAGGTAAGAGATAGTGGAATTGGTATACCAAAGGAGAAAATTGAAAGGCTCTTTAAATCCTTTTCCCAAGTTGATTCGTCGACTACACGCAAGTACGGAGGCTCAGGCTTAGGCCTGGCGATTTGCAAAAAATTAATTGAAATGATGGGAGGGCAAATACAGGTACAAAGCGAAGAAGGGGTTGGCTCTACTTTTACATTCAATATTTGCTTACAAAGTAGTCTGCAGAACCAGCCCGATACCTTCTGTGAACTTAGCAGTATGCAGGGCAAACGTGTACTTATTGCGGATGAGAATGCTTCCCTCAGAGAGGTGTTGAGGAAGCAGTTGTCAGACTGGAAGCTTATACCGGTAGCAGTAGAGTCGGTAGAGCAGGCACTCAAAACATTGTCAGAGGCTGATGCTTTTGACCTTCTGATGATTGATACTCAGATGGCAGAAATTCATAGAGATGAGCTTATTGTTCAACTAAATGACACCTATAATCTTCCTGTCATTTTTATGAATGTGGCAGGCATGAATCATCAGTGGTCAATAGAGGGTTGTGCTACATCTATGATCTCTAAACCTATACGTCAGCAATTGTTATATGAGCATTTGCGTAAAATCTTTGAGCCTGATCAAACACAAATAAAGCATAAGCCTGATCCCAAAAAACTATCTGACAGGCTGGCGCAAGAGTATCCGCTTAATATTCTGGTTGCAGAAGATAACCTGGTCAACCAAAAGCTGGCAATAAGAATTTTAGAGAAGCTGGGTTATCATCCTGATCTGGCTAAAAATGGCAAAGAAGCGGTGGCAGCGGCACAAAATAAACACTACGATATCATTTTGATGGATGTAGAGATGCCTGAACTAGATGGTATGGAAGCAACTCGGCAAATACGTGAAACCTCCAGCCATCAGCCCGTGATTATCGCCCTCACTGCAAATGCTATGCAGGGAGATAAAGAAAGTTGCCTGAACGCCCAGATGGATGATTATCTTCACAAGCCTTTCAAACTGACCCAACTCTCAGATACACTTAAACATTGGGCAGTAGAACGCAGGATAAGGAAAGAGTTCGCATGCAAAAGGCTTGATCTCAAGGCAGATAGCGTATTTATTTTTTATAAAAAGTTACCAACTGACTGA